The Candidatus Methanoperedens sp. genomic interval TAATACGAGGAGCCGAAACCGTCAACGATAAAAAGGATGGCGCTTTGTGGTTTTTTGACATCGTTTAATGTGATTTCTGAGACCGCAGAGGCGGTGTTTGAGACCAAAATTAATAATACTATAATTATCAAAAATTTTTTCATGGGACGTGCTGATAGATTGGCGAGATAAAAAGATTTCTAAATGTTCGCCGTTAATGTCAATTCCCGTCAGGTTTTCCTTTCTTCAGTATCCATGCCTTCCTCCGGTAATAGTTCAACGGATGCGAAATCCGCTCACACAGCGCCTCCTTCCCGAAACAATTCCCGTACGTTATCATGGTGGCGCACGAAGGGGAAGTATAGGCAGTACCTGTGGCGCCGTGGATATGCATTACCTGATACCTTGTGCGCTCTTCATCAAAATCAGGCGAGACCTTGAAAAGTTCAATAATTCCTTCGGCATTCATTCCTATATTGAGCAGAAAAGAGACAAGGGCGAAGCGCATCGAATGGGGGAGATTCACGCCAGCTTTGGCATTTGAAAGCGCATGAACCATGCACGGGGGAAAACAATCCGGCATTATTTCCTTGAACTCCTCAATGCTGAACTCTGATTTGCGTGATGTCAGGGCATTACGGATTTCGCCAATGTAGCTTTGAAGTTTTGAACATATCGTGGGAGGTACGTCTACAGGCAGGTTTGATTCAATCCTTTTCCTGATAGCCTCTTCCAGGATGCGCGAGAAATCCTCCCTGATGAGAGTTACATTCCCGTGGTCCATATTCCTGTTTACGAGCTTCCATTTAGGTTCATGGATAGCATTTGCAAAGCGGATATAGTCGGTAAAATGCATCACCACTGACCGCTCATCCAGCACAGCGGAGATATTAAAATCCTCTGCAAGCTCTTTAAGATCATCACCTGAGAGTTGTTTTACCTGCTCATGGGCATATTTTGCTTCAGCAAGGGCATACCGTCGGATAAGATAATTGTCATTTATGCACGAAACAAGTATCCTTGCTACAGGGTACGAGAGCAGCTCTTTCTCCGCACTCACCGTGTCAGGATATTCATTCTTTGCGATTCCCTCCCCGAGGGCGGAAAGTACGCGCTCTTTTCCCCGCAATCGAACCTGTTCGAACGCCCTTTCAGAAAAAAGCTCATCGAGTTTGAAATCCAGAGCTTCTACATATTTTACCGCGCCGTTAACAAATGGAAAATAAGCAAACTTGAAAACATCCATGCTTATTCGGATTCAACCCTGGGAGCCAGCATATAACTGACCTCGCCATGCCCTTCGGCTATCTTAAGCCGAAGCTTCAGGGGATAGTCCTTTCCAAGATCGATTGTAATCTCATTGGCTTTCCCCACGATTTTGCTCATGTCCGAGAGATAGTCAAGCGAGAATAAGGATCTGGCTTCTGCCGGCTGGATATCTATTAGCTGGTCTTTGGTCATCTCCACCAGCACCTTATCCGTATCCCCTTCGGCTTCCATAAAGAAAACATCTCCTTTTACCCCTATGGACATATAATCGC includes:
- the priL gene encoding DNA primase regulatory subunit PriL, which translates into the protein MDVFKFAYFPFVNGAVKYVEALDFKLDELFSERAFEQVRLRGKERVLSALGEGIAKNEYPDTVSAEKELLSYPVARILVSCINDNYLIRRYALAEAKYAHEQVKQLSGDDLKELAEDFNISAVLDERSVVMHFTDYIRFANAIHEPKWKLVNRNMDHGNVTLIREDFSRILEEAIRKRIESNLPVDVPPTICSKLQSYIGEIRNALTSRKSEFSIEEFKEIMPDCFPPCMVHALSNAKAGVNLPHSMRFALVSFLLNIGMNAEGIIELFKVSPDFDEERTRYQVMHIHGATGTAYTSPSCATMITYGNCFGKEALCERISHPLNYYRRKAWILKKGKPDGN